One window from the genome of Haloarcula sp. CBA1127 encodes:
- a CDS encoding DUF6036 family nucleotidyltransferase, producing MRRRFDSEYIESELRRVGRQLETELTVFLIGGGAMSFRDLKETTKDIDLIVSDGDELRVLQAVLLDNGYDIVKEPGEEYDDLGAQRILENDDRCRIDIFNQQVIDKLVLSEGMRRRSETYLDAGRLSVALVSAEDIFLFKSVAGRTDDIEDMVSLVQTDLDFDVIEDELEQQSDLLGQELFVTHANEALLQLEEQHNISTPLAERVSEITERVYRELEVLQAFNESIALSELRSRLDHPDEEIDEAVRSLEEKEVVIVDEGEIVKQSTTL from the coding sequence ATGAGGCGGCGGTTCGACAGCGAGTACATCGAGTCTGAACTGCGACGGGTCGGCAGGCAACTCGAAACTGAACTGACTGTCTTTCTGATCGGCGGCGGTGCGATGTCGTTCCGTGATCTCAAGGAGACGACCAAGGACATCGACCTCATCGTTAGCGACGGCGACGAGCTTCGAGTACTGCAGGCGGTCTTGCTGGACAACGGATACGACATCGTCAAAGAGCCCGGAGAGGAGTACGACGACCTCGGAGCGCAGCGGATTCTCGAGAACGACGACAGGTGTCGTATCGACATTTTCAACCAACAGGTGATCGACAAGCTCGTTCTCTCGGAGGGGATGCGCCGGCGGAGCGAAACCTATCTCGACGCCGGGAGACTGTCGGTTGCGCTGGTCAGTGCCGAGGACATCTTCCTGTTCAAGTCGGTCGCCGGGCGAACGGACGACATAGAGGACATGGTTTCGCTCGTACAGACCGACCTCGATTTCGACGTTATCGAGGACGAGTTGGAGCAGCAGAGCGACTTGCTGGGACAGGAGCTGTTCGTCACCCACGCGAACGAGGCATTACTGCAACTCGAAGAGCAACACAACATCTCGACGCCGTTGGCCGAGCGGGTCTCCGAAATCACCGAACGCGTGTACCGGGAACTGGAAGTGTTGCAGGCCTTCAACGAGTCGATTGCGCTGTCCGAACTCCGGAGCCGGCTCGACCACCCGGACGAGGAGATCGATGAAGCGGTACGAAGTCTGGAAGAGAAAGAGGTCGTAATCGTCGACGAGGGTGAGATCGTGAAGCAGTCGACGACCCTGTGA
- a CDS encoding MarR family transcriptional regulator, with the protein MYTEAELRALEALQGKSTVSGLAEELNRSRSYVSELVTRMEAKGLVHTSREGKQKQINRSDARAIELFDSFVQQYTHIPFPELLGGATLRILYCLQSPASVTQLAEQAGVHRSTVHRSVSPLENRGMIYKSDGKYRLNDDFEGLSTVAREFAHLRHRHRIEDHTESFTILWESLDEFLVQTRTDIEEDAFHLTGPELFQAYDLPLMARQRRYYLYSETVEQVSPAELCCHMLVIDDGTRSQSYCLLLLSETAIDRDEVLQAAQKHEVDEQVSNLLEYLDTEGESRSGRLPRWEEFRELADEYGVAV; encoded by the coding sequence GTGTACACTGAGGCAGAGCTTCGGGCGCTGGAAGCCCTGCAAGGAAAGTCGACAGTTTCGGGACTCGCCGAGGAACTAAACCGGAGTCGTAGTTACGTGTCCGAACTCGTTACCCGAATGGAGGCGAAGGGGTTGGTTCACACCAGCCGTGAGGGAAAGCAAAAGCAGATCAATCGGTCAGACGCCCGAGCCATAGAACTATTCGACAGCTTCGTCCAACAGTACACCCACATCCCGTTTCCCGAATTGCTCGGCGGCGCAACGCTACGTATTCTGTACTGCCTGCAGTCGCCGGCGAGTGTCACCCAACTCGCGGAACAAGCCGGCGTTCATCGAAGCACGGTACATCGGTCGGTGTCCCCGCTGGAGAACCGCGGGATGATATACAAGTCGGACGGAAAGTACAGGCTCAACGACGACTTCGAGGGGCTATCTACCGTGGCCCGTGAGTTTGCGCATTTGCGGCACAGACACCGCATCGAAGACCACACGGAGTCGTTCACAATTCTCTGGGAATCGCTGGACGAGTTTCTCGTCCAGACCCGCACCGATATCGAGGAAGATGCGTTCCACCTGACGGGGCCGGAATTGTTCCAAGCGTACGACCTCCCGTTGATGGCTCGTCAGCGTCGGTACTACCTGTACTCGGAGACAGTTGAACAGGTATCGCCGGCGGAGCTGTGTTGTCATATGCTCGTAATCGATGACGGAACGCGCTCGCAGTCCTACTGCCTCCTCTTGCTCAGCGAGACGGCAATCGACCGCGACGAGGTACTCCAAGCCGCGCAAAAGCACGAGGTCGACGAACAGGTGTCGAACCTCCTCGAATACCTCGATACTGAGGGGGAAAGTCGGTCGGGACGCCTTCCGCGGTGGGAGGAGTTCCGTGAGCTCGCCGACGAATACGGGGTGGCAGTATGA